One window from the genome of Erwinia sorbitola encodes:
- a CDS encoding sulfite exporter TauE/SafE family protein produces MLDLLPLSAYLVLAVTLLVAYVIFGMAGFGSALIASPVMALYLPVAKIVPLLALLDMCAAVVNVSRDGRSAAWPELKRLVPLMIAGSLVGSALLLTTRPDILLLALGLFVIAYALYSLSGLKPQRQFSHKASVPFGLTGGVFSALFGSGGFIYAIYLSGRIENKETLRITQTTLIGLSTLTRVVIFALAGVYMDKNLLLLAAALLPGMLIGITLGRHFTLRMSREQFLKMLNVLLLTSGAMLILRYIS; encoded by the coding sequence GTGCTGGATCTGCTCCCACTTTCCGCTTATCTGGTTCTGGCGGTCACCTTGCTGGTGGCCTATGTGATTTTTGGCATGGCTGGCTTCGGCAGCGCCCTGATCGCCAGCCCGGTAATGGCGCTCTATCTTCCTGTGGCGAAAATTGTGCCACTGCTGGCGCTGCTGGATATGTGCGCCGCTGTCGTTAACGTCAGCCGCGACGGCCGCAGCGCCGCCTGGCCTGAATTAAAACGCCTGGTACCGCTGATGATAGCTGGCAGCCTCGTGGGTTCCGCGCTCCTGTTAACCACCCGTCCGGATATCCTGCTGCTGGCGCTGGGGCTGTTTGTTATCGCCTATGCCCTTTACTCCCTGAGCGGCCTGAAGCCTCAGCGTCAGTTTTCGCATAAAGCCAGCGTGCCTTTTGGGCTGACAGGCGGCGTGTTCAGCGCGCTGTTCGGCAGCGGCGGCTTTATTTATGCCATCTACCTGAGCGGACGTATCGAGAATAAAGAGACGCTGCGCATCACCCAGACCACGCTGATTGGCCTGAGCACTCTGACTCGCGTGGTGATTTTTGCCCTCGCCGGGGTGTATATGGATAAAAACCTGCTGCTGCTGGCGGCAGCTTTGCTGCCCGGGATGCTGATTGGTATTACGCTGGGGCGACATTTCACCCTCAGAATGTCGCGTGAACAGTTTCTCAAGATGCTCAATGTGCTGCTGCTGACCTCCGGTGCCATGCTGATACTGCGATATATCAGCTAA
- a CDS encoding metallophosphoesterase — protein sequence MSFATTPHPLSPLQRQALGAAAMLYQPPVMRSTHPADSTLRFGLIADPQYADVDADVAKNLYYRHALHKLPEAIATFNRQPLDFVVTLGDLVDRHWSSYAALLPLYETLHHPHAIVIGNHDAQVISDRLKAAHTPPAGLPKSYYQFRLAGYRFIVFDGNDISLYCNQGNGDERQLAKTMLADLLARHQPQAEPWNGAVGSAQLAWIEVQLQQAQQLGETVVVFGHYPLTPHTGHILWNGDVLADLLCRYQVRACFTGHDHRGGYVRRENTDFVIMKGMLDGAKEVPFAIVEVVDGVVTVRGYGNEISRILTKN from the coding sequence ATGTCTTTTGCAACCACTCCGCATCCGCTTTCCCCTCTGCAACGCCAGGCGTTGGGCGCTGCCGCAATGCTTTACCAGCCGCCGGTAATGCGTTCCACTCATCCGGCTGACAGCACGCTGCGATTTGGTCTGATTGCCGACCCGCAGTACGCGGATGTTGACGCGGATGTCGCTAAAAATCTCTATTACCGCCATGCGCTGCACAAACTGCCAGAGGCGATCGCGACATTTAATCGCCAGCCGCTCGATTTTGTCGTAACGCTGGGCGACCTGGTGGATCGCCATTGGTCAAGCTACGCGGCGCTGCTGCCACTGTATGAGACGCTGCACCATCCGCACGCGATTGTGATTGGTAACCATGATGCGCAGGTGATTTCCGATCGCCTGAAAGCGGCGCATACCCCACCGGCGGGTTTACCGAAAAGCTACTATCAGTTTCGCCTGGCGGGCTATCGTTTTATCGTTTTCGACGGTAATGACATCAGCCTTTACTGCAATCAGGGCAACGGTGATGAACGCCAGCTGGCGAAAACCATGCTTGCCGATCTGCTGGCGCGCCATCAGCCGCAGGCCGAACCCTGGAATGGTGCGGTGGGCAGCGCCCAGCTCGCATGGATTGAGGTTCAGCTGCAACAGGCGCAGCAGCTGGGGGAAACGGTCGTGGTCTTTGGCCACTATCCGCTGACGCCACATACCGGCCATATTCTGTGGAACGGTGATGTACTGGCCGATCTCCTGTGCCGCTATCAGGTACGCGCCTGTTTTACCGGGCACGATCATCGCGGCGGCTATGTGCGGCGTGAGAATACCGACTTTGTCATCATGAAAGGGATGCTCGATGGGGCAAAAGAAGTGCCTTTTGCGATTGTGGAAGTAGTGGATGGCGTAGTAACTGTACGGGGATATGGCAACGAAATCAGTCGGATACTTACCAAAAATTAG
- a CDS encoding carbohydrate ABC transporter permease has product MTLPARPFSAGRLCLNLAIWLAALLWFLPILVAIWVAIHPAADQGTFVLFSPLTTQNFVDAWHAAPFARYFLNTTLLVLMIVVCQLLLATMAAYALVRFRLKFSGLLFALILLQLMISPDVLILNNYKTVGALGLRDSLWGIALPYLASAFAIFLLRQTFKSIPLVLEEAAIVEGASRWTILRRIYVPLARPVYIAFALVSISFHWNDFLWPLVITDSVNVRPITVGLQLFSAPEQGVQWALVGAATLMTSMPLLVLFLIFQRQFVQSFMRSGIR; this is encoded by the coding sequence ATGACGCTTCCCGCCCGGCCATTCTCCGCAGGCCGCCTGTGCCTGAATCTGGCGATCTGGCTGGCGGCGCTACTGTGGTTTTTACCTATTCTGGTGGCGATTTGGGTCGCCATTCATCCGGCGGCAGATCAGGGCACCTTTGTGCTGTTTTCCCCGCTGACGACACAGAATTTTGTTGATGCCTGGCATGCCGCGCCGTTTGCCCGTTACTTCCTTAACACTACGCTGCTGGTGCTGATGATTGTCGTCTGCCAGCTGCTGCTGGCTACCATGGCAGCCTATGCCCTGGTTCGTTTTCGCCTGAAGTTCTCCGGACTGCTGTTTGCACTGATCCTGTTGCAGCTGATGATCAGTCCCGACGTACTGATCCTCAACAACTACAAAACCGTGGGAGCGCTGGGGCTGCGCGACAGTCTGTGGGGTATTGCGTTGCCTTATTTAGCCTCGGCCTTTGCTATTTTCCTGCTGCGCCAGACATTCAAAAGCATTCCGCTGGTGCTGGAAGAGGCGGCAATCGTCGAGGGAGCCAGCCGCTGGACGATTCTGCGCCGTATCTATGTGCCGCTGGCCAGGCCGGTGTATATCGCCTTCGCGCTGGTGTCGATCAGCTTTCACTGGAATGATTTCCTCTGGCCGCTGGTGATCACCGACTCGGTTAACGTGCGACCCATTACCGTCGGTTTACAGCTGTTTTCTGCTCCGGAACAGGGGGTGCAGTGGGCGCTGGTCGGTGCTGCAACGTTGATGACTTCAATGCCGCTGCTGGTGCTGTTCCTGATTTTTCAGCGTCAGTTTGTTCAGTCTTTTATGCGGTCAGGTATCCGCTAA
- a CDS encoding carbohydrate ABC transporter permease: MSSLHTAVPAARQRGLSIQIYGYLLLLPALGFLLTFTHYPAVATMWESLFSASRNGHPAQFVGLDNYAALLDDDIFMLSLRNNLLYAAVTIPLSVGLALLMALAVNRRLRGSALTRAAFFIPSLLPMIAIANLWLFFYTPQLGLLNQLLALFSLPPVNWLGDPDSALWSLMAVSVWREAGFFMIFYLAALQQIDPRLSEAAEIEGASRGHFFRRIQWPLLMPTTLFILINASMNAFRIVDQVIAMTNGGPNNSSSLLLFYIYRTAFSFWDLPAASAMTVVLLVILGAIALIKFNLLDKRAHYQ, translated from the coding sequence ATGAGCTCTCTTCACACCGCGGTTCCTGCTGCACGCCAGCGTGGCCTGTCAATACAGATCTATGGCTATCTGCTGCTGTTACCGGCGCTGGGTTTTCTGCTGACGTTTACCCATTACCCGGCGGTTGCCACGATGTGGGAGAGCCTGTTCTCAGCGTCACGCAACGGGCATCCGGCGCAGTTTGTCGGTCTGGATAACTACGCGGCGCTGCTGGATGACGACATTTTTATGCTGTCGCTGCGTAATAATCTGCTGTATGCGGCGGTCACTATTCCGCTGTCGGTCGGGCTGGCTCTGCTAATGGCGCTGGCCGTTAATCGCCGCCTGCGCGGCAGTGCGCTGACCCGCGCGGCATTTTTTATACCGTCACTGCTGCCGATGATCGCCATCGCCAATTTGTGGCTATTTTTCTATACGCCACAGCTCGGCCTGCTGAACCAGCTGCTGGCGCTATTTTCCCTGCCGCCCGTCAACTGGCTGGGGGATCCCGACAGTGCACTCTGGAGCCTGATGGCGGTCTCCGTGTGGCGCGAAGCCGGTTTCTTTATGATTTTCTACCTGGCAGCTTTGCAGCAGATTGACCCGCGACTGAGCGAAGCGGCAGAGATCGAAGGTGCCTCACGGGGCCATTTCTTCCGACGTATACAGTGGCCGCTGCTGATGCCAACCACGCTGTTTATTCTGATTAACGCCTCGATGAATGCTTTTCGCATCGTCGACCAGGTGATCGCCATGACCAACGGCGGCCCCAATAACAGCAGCAGTCTCCTGCTGTTTTATATCTACCGTACCGCCTTCAGCTTCTGGGATTTACCGGCAGCTTCGGCAATGACCGTGGTGCTGCTGGTGATCCTCGGCGCTATCGCCTTAATCAAATTCAACCTGCTGGATAAGCGAGCCCATTACCAATGA
- a CDS encoding ABC transporter substrate-binding protein produces the protein MSPALHFSRLTSALLLCAASSAFAAEPVKLQMYYPIAVGGKISHTVDTLVADFEKLHPDVTIQPVYTGDYATTVTKALTAFRGGNAPQLAVIGDIEAYSLIDAGAITAASDLANDAEGKQWIDGFYPAFLRHIEGKVWGIPFQRSTVVMYWNKQAFEKAGLDGNTPPANWQQVVDFGKKLVIKDDKGVSQWGIEIPSTPNGYWNFQGLAATNGSRLDNGKGTAVTFNTPANIETLQWLTNLGQKEGVSPKGAIAWSTTPQDFISGKTAMMVTTTGNLTTVRDNAKFPFGVAMLPEKTQRGSPTGGGNLYVFKNATPEQQKAAMTFIRWVSAPEQAARWSIATGYVATSPAAWDTAVMRDYVKQVPQALVAREQLKYSQPELSTYNSVQIQETLNHAIEAAVTQEKTPAQALESAQKQADRLLKPYQ, from the coding sequence ATGTCTCCAGCTCTTCATTTTTCACGCCTGACGTCTGCCCTGCTGCTCTGCGCTGCGTCGTCCGCTTTTGCCGCCGAACCGGTGAAACTCCAGATGTACTACCCGATAGCCGTGGGCGGTAAGATCAGCCACACCGTCGATACGCTGGTTGCTGACTTCGAAAAGCTGCATCCCGACGTAACAATTCAGCCGGTATATACCGGTGATTACGCCACCACCGTGACAAAAGCTCTGACGGCTTTTCGCGGCGGCAATGCTCCGCAGCTGGCGGTGATTGGCGATATTGAGGCTTATTCGCTGATCGACGCAGGGGCTATCACCGCCGCCAGCGATCTGGCAAATGACGCCGAGGGGAAACAGTGGATTGACGGGTTCTATCCGGCGTTTCTGCGTCATATTGAAGGCAAGGTGTGGGGCATCCCTTTCCAGCGCTCAACGGTGGTGATGTACTGGAACAAACAGGCGTTTGAAAAAGCAGGCCTGGACGGCAATACCCCACCAGCAAACTGGCAGCAGGTGGTCGATTTTGGGAAAAAACTGGTGATAAAAGACGATAAGGGCGTCAGCCAGTGGGGCATTGAAATTCCTTCCACGCCAAATGGTTACTGGAACTTTCAGGGTCTGGCCGCCACCAACGGCAGCCGCCTGGATAACGGCAAAGGAACTGCGGTGACGTTTAATACGCCAGCCAATATCGAAACATTGCAGTGGCTGACCAATCTGGGTCAGAAAGAGGGCGTGTCACCGAAGGGAGCGATTGCATGGAGCACCACGCCACAGGACTTTATCAGCGGTAAAACGGCGATGATGGTCACCACGACGGGCAACCTGACTACGGTGCGTGACAATGCAAAATTCCCATTCGGCGTTGCGATGTTGCCGGAGAAAACCCAGCGCGGCAGCCCAACCGGCGGCGGTAACCTTTATGTGTTTAAAAACGCCACCCCGGAACAGCAAAAAGCCGCTATGACCTTTATTCGCTGGGTCTCTGCCCCTGAGCAGGCAGCGCGCTGGAGCATCGCCACCGGCTATGTTGCCACTTCACCGGCCGCATGGGACACCGCTGTAATGCGGGATTACGTTAAACAGGTACCGCAGGCGCTGGTTGCGCGTGAACAGCTGAAATACTCACAGCCGGAGCTGTCGACCTATAACAGCGTACAGATTCAGGAAACCCTGAACCATGCGATCGAAGCCGCCGTTACTCAGGAGAAAACCCCTGCCCAGGCGCTGGAATCAGCACAGAAGCAGGCCGATCGCCTGCTGAAACCTTACCAGTAA
- a CDS encoding ABC transporter ATP-binding protein, translating into MSYLSLHHIHKAWDTKTALNNISFEVAEGDFIALLGPSGCGKSTMLRTIAGLESADSGAIYFQQKDVTALPPSQRKLSMVFQSYALFPHLNVRENLLFGLRARGEDKRHFPARLADVSRLMELEPLLERLPSQLSGGQQQRVALGRAVIANNKLCLMDEPLSNLDAKLRQSMRREIRAIQKKLGLTMLYVTHDQTEAMSMADKIILLNDGTIEQHDTPDNLYNNPASIFAAQFIGAPPMNIIPLRREATHHYLGEMPIPVVQYAAETALSLGLRAEDIQLTAAENAALTGRVISYEYMGADTLLVCQIAACKEPVTVKVAGMKRFSEHSLVGLQWSATKQYFFTSASGKRCYGAEQNFLPSEQKYAV; encoded by the coding sequence ATGAGCTATCTCTCTCTACACCATATCCACAAAGCCTGGGATACAAAAACCGCACTGAACAACATCAGTTTTGAGGTGGCAGAGGGCGATTTTATTGCACTACTCGGGCCTTCAGGCTGCGGCAAGTCGACTATGCTGCGCACCATTGCCGGGCTGGAATCGGCCGACAGTGGCGCAATCTATTTCCAGCAGAAAGATGTGACCGCCCTGCCACCGTCACAGCGAAAGCTGTCGATGGTGTTCCAGTCTTATGCGCTATTCCCACACCTTAACGTTCGAGAAAATCTGCTGTTCGGGCTTCGCGCACGCGGTGAAGATAAACGCCACTTTCCGGCACGTCTGGCAGATGTCAGCCGCCTGATGGAGCTGGAACCGCTGCTCGAACGCCTGCCATCACAGCTCTCCGGTGGGCAGCAGCAGCGTGTGGCGCTGGGGCGGGCGGTGATTGCCAACAATAAGCTGTGTCTGATGGATGAACCGCTCTCCAACCTCGATGCCAAGCTGCGCCAGAGTATGCGCCGCGAAATCCGCGCCATTCAGAAGAAGCTCGGCCTGACGATGCTCTACGTAACCCACGACCAGACCGAAGCAATGAGCATGGCCGATAAAATCATTTTGCTGAACGATGGCACCATCGAGCAACACGACACCCCGGACAATCTCTACAACAACCCGGCCAGCATTTTTGCTGCGCAGTTTATCGGTGCACCGCCGATGAACATTATCCCGCTGCGGCGCGAAGCCACGCATCACTACCTCGGCGAAATGCCCATTCCGGTGGTGCAGTACGCCGCTGAAACCGCGTTAAGCCTGGGATTACGTGCGGAAGATATCCAGCTGACGGCCGCCGAGAATGCGGCGCTAACCGGCAGGGTCATCAGCTACGAATATATGGGCGCAGACACCCTGCTGGTATGCCAGATCGCCGCCTGCAAGGAGCCAGTCACCGTCAAGGTTGCCGGGATGAAACGCTTTAGTGAACACAGCCTGGTCGGGCTGCAATGGAGCGCGACAAAGCAATATTTCTTTACCAGCGCCAGCGGCAAGCGCTGCTATGGCGCGGAACAGAACTTTTTACCGTCAGAACAAAAATACGCCGTTTAA
- a CDS encoding autotransporter outer membrane beta-barrel domain-containing protein: MKKNSFRLSALTVSVIVGLSSAAYAAGVTPAVKDITALSHNTQNHYSGGGAVFIGGDNLTVVNNTLTGSRWVNINPDTPGFEALLNSSGYKGYMDANAASLSGDVNYLIDEDYQRALHGQRQVHAAHKNGYSAPVGVVNGLKMGTASNRYQKTQSVTLYQRDAAGAIKYQKNADGTFALDKTGKKIPLTVTASLALDRNSDVYIKPITNAGGNFGLADAAIYSKVVSLQNDVTAAVSVNGNLQENSGNQRARDVLIVKNTTIDNTLDKDSVRVGASGANGDLHGNEHVFNERPFATGLSINSSSINHQFDQNGQTVSSGVLTHQVAKTANVVLDNAQITAKNIAAVRHDDNNNGGYRNYTSYDRYADNSSTAVAITGSGLFVSIGNKSTLTGGVNHAGNALSLSGHANRVDVNNSTLNGDVQLNHDGYRPTITVNVVRDSKTGHYVANGAAVANSHLLDRHHNGTTLNIANNSVVNGDITASGQTGYSVQLIDVTANNSPVTLSEADITGSTSATAIYKNAVSSANQTLLANAGAAWTPVTVNLNHSTLNGRVAGITSVAQPDFIVGGTNVLSWHPDLNVKSGAVWNAAATADGGLAISDVHDLNLSASTLNMINLETDHATLGGRGRYEDVGAARVVVHGNLSQDKDSKGNNLTSLINIGKAVVDPLMNLGGAYTFGSIQVKGSAQGSYKLDIANSGVEPYVKQGYIAARGDVNSASRYNPHSFVNYQNSGSNAHFYGRTEMGIWQYDAVDVFNDTVHNERNVYFKNNGHLSNSAATALSMAASQVNIASMENDALTQHLKAARHAEDDGGVWLSYFGGKNKNTTSAGAAYKLDTHGVMLGVDNRFDAKDGSWLAGVAFSSARSDLSVMNSSGDLDSYGAQFYLSRQFSNGVFVDTAAQFDHFSNSGDVRMLDGQRSRSNFSTNGYGLGMTVGYAWADQGFFAEPYAKVTGRTIDGAHYTMNNGMVVSSDDYKSLQGEIGADVGYTFEINQGYIKPYFHLAGLNEFADSNEVKLNNVNLNNSIDGAAVRVGAGAEVKLMKDIGGYASFNYTKGDDIERPWQANVGLNYSW, translated from the coding sequence ATGAAAAAAAACAGTTTCAGGCTGAGTGCACTGACGGTATCCGTTATCGTCGGTTTGAGTAGTGCTGCTTACGCCGCAGGCGTGACTCCCGCAGTAAAAGATATCACGGCACTGAGCCATAATACCCAGAATCACTATTCTGGCGGCGGTGCAGTATTTATTGGTGGTGATAACCTGACCGTGGTTAATAACACCCTGACTGGTTCCCGCTGGGTTAACATCAACCCTGATACCCCCGGATTTGAGGCGTTGCTCAATAGCAGCGGCTATAAAGGTTATATGGATGCTAACGCTGCCAGCCTCAGCGGTGACGTTAACTACCTGATCGACGAAGATTACCAGCGCGCGCTGCACGGTCAGCGTCAGGTTCATGCTGCACACAAGAATGGTTATTCTGCGCCGGTTGGCGTTGTTAATGGCCTGAAAATGGGCACAGCCAGCAATCGTTACCAGAAAACTCAGTCAGTAACGCTGTATCAGCGCGATGCTGCGGGTGCCATCAAATATCAGAAAAATGCCGACGGCACCTTTGCTCTGGATAAGACAGGCAAGAAAATCCCACTGACCGTCACTGCATCTCTGGCGCTGGATCGAAACTCAGATGTTTACATCAAACCGATCACCAACGCGGGCGGTAACTTTGGCCTGGCTGATGCGGCTATCTATTCCAAAGTGGTCAGTCTGCAAAATGACGTGACCGCTGCCGTTTCTGTTAACGGTAATCTTCAGGAAAACAGCGGCAATCAGCGTGCGCGTGATGTGCTGATCGTGAAAAATACCACCATCGACAACACGCTGGATAAAGACTCTGTACGTGTGGGTGCTTCAGGTGCGAACGGTGACCTGCATGGTAACGAACATGTCTTCAATGAGCGTCCATTTGCTACCGGGTTAAGCATCAATAGCAGCAGTATCAACCATCAGTTTGATCAGAACGGGCAGACTGTTTCATCCGGTGTACTGACTCATCAGGTTGCCAAAACCGCCAATGTCGTGCTGGATAATGCACAAATCACCGCGAAGAACATCGCGGCTGTCCGTCACGACGATAACAATAACGGCGGCTATCGCAACTACACATCCTACGACCGTTACGCTGATAACAGCTCAACGGCGGTGGCGATCACCGGATCTGGTCTGTTCGTCTCTATCGGGAATAAATCTACCCTCACCGGCGGCGTTAACCATGCGGGCAATGCACTGAGCCTTTCTGGTCACGCGAACCGTGTTGATGTGAACAACTCCACGCTTAATGGTGATGTACAGCTGAATCATGACGGCTATCGCCCGACCATTACTGTCAACGTGGTACGTGACAGCAAAACTGGTCACTACGTTGCCAATGGCGCTGCCGTGGCGAATTCTCACCTGCTCGACCGTCACCATAACGGCACCACGCTGAATATCGCGAACAACAGTGTGGTTAACGGTGATATTACTGCCTCTGGTCAAACGGGTTACAGCGTACAGCTGATTGATGTGACCGCCAATAATAGTCCGGTAACGTTGTCAGAAGCTGATATCACAGGCTCCACATCTGCAACGGCTATCTATAAAAATGCAGTAAGCAGCGCTAACCAGACTCTGCTGGCGAATGCGGGTGCAGCATGGACTCCGGTGACTGTTAATCTTAACCACAGCACCCTGAATGGTCGTGTTGCGGGTATTACTTCAGTAGCACAGCCTGATTTCATTGTGGGTGGTACTAACGTGCTCTCCTGGCACCCTGACCTCAATGTTAAAAGCGGTGCGGTATGGAATGCTGCTGCAACAGCTGACGGCGGTCTGGCAATTAGCGATGTGCACGACCTGAACCTGTCTGCCTCCACGCTGAACATGATCAACCTGGAAACCGACCATGCAACATTGGGCGGTCGCGGTCGTTATGAAGATGTGGGTGCTGCACGTGTCGTGGTTCACGGAAACCTTTCACAGGATAAAGACAGCAAGGGCAATAACCTGACATCACTGATTAATATCGGTAAGGCTGTGGTTGATCCGCTGATGAATCTGGGTGGCGCATATACCTTTGGTTCGATTCAGGTAAAAGGCTCGGCACAGGGTTCATATAAGCTGGACATCGCTAACTCTGGCGTTGAGCCTTATGTTAAGCAGGGCTACATCGCCGCTCGTGGTGATGTGAACTCGGCCAGCCGATATAACCCGCACAGCTTTGTTAACTATCAAAACAGCGGCAGCAATGCGCATTTCTACGGACGTACAGAAATGGGTATCTGGCAGTACGATGCCGTCGATGTGTTTAACGATACCGTTCATAACGAACGTAACGTTTACTTTAAAAACAACGGCCATCTGTCAAATAGCGCCGCCACTGCGTTAAGCATGGCTGCGTCGCAGGTCAATATTGCCAGCATGGAAAATGATGCGTTAACACAGCATCTGAAGGCAGCACGTCATGCAGAAGATGATGGCGGCGTCTGGCTCTCCTACTTCGGTGGTAAGAACAAAAACACCACCAGTGCTGGAGCAGCCTACAAGCTGGATACCCATGGCGTCATGCTGGGTGTAGATAATCGGTTTGATGCAAAAGATGGCAGCTGGTTAGCTGGCGTGGCCTTCTCTTCTGCACGTTCTGATTTGAGCGTGATGAACAGCAGCGGCGACCTGGACAGCTACGGTGCGCAGTTCTATCTCTCCCGTCAGTTCAGCAATGGCGTCTTTGTTGATACCGCTGCTCAGTTTGACCACTTTAGCAACAGCGGCGACGTTCGTATGCTGGATGGTCAGCGCTCGCGTTCCAACTTCTCAACTAACGGCTACGGACTGGGTATGACCGTAGGTTACGCGTGGGCTGATCAGGGCTTCTTCGCTGAACCATACGCCAAAGTCACTGGCCGTACGATTGATGGGGCGCACTACACCATGAATAACGGCATGGTTGTGAGCAGTGATGATTATAAATCACTGCAAGGTGAGATTGGTGCTGACGTAGGTTATACCTTTGAAATTAATCAGGGTTATATCAAGCCTTACTTCCACCTGGCAGGCCTCAACGAATTTGCTGACAGCAATGAAGTGAAGCTGAACAACGTTAACCTGAACAACAGTATCGATGGTGCGGCAGTTCGGGTTGGTGCTGGCGCTGAAGTGAAACTGATGAAGGATATCGGAGGTTACGCCAGCTTTAACTACACCAAAGGCGATGATATCGAACGCCCGTGGCAGGCCAACGTCGGATTGAATTACTCCTGGTAA
- a CDS encoding CaiF/GrlA family transcriptional regulator produces MNKILAYVDEKKVRLAKVVAQSNHDGGCVPEELKDYADRPLYLLIALWCYRQRTWIDRKQISAAFAITERRASFQISYIIRKNNIVRCQTRKIKAPGSRHLCHEILVENVLLTPEDVKKPSQSHTNCKRRSRDNICQNDMRWLLSRSISSKS; encoded by the coding sequence ATGAATAAGATCTTAGCTTATGTAGATGAGAAGAAGGTGAGACTCGCCAAGGTTGTGGCTCAAAGCAATCATGATGGTGGATGTGTCCCGGAGGAACTTAAAGATTATGCTGACAGGCCGTTGTATCTTCTTATTGCGCTATGGTGCTATCGTCAGCGGACGTGGATAGACCGTAAGCAGATCTCTGCCGCCTTTGCTATTACAGAACGTCGTGCTTCCTTCCAGATTTCCTATATTATTCGTAAAAATAACATTGTCCGTTGCCAGACGCGCAAAATCAAAGCTCCGGGTTCGCGCCATTTGTGCCATGAAATCCTTGTTGAAAACGTGCTTTTAACCCCTGAAGACGTTAAAAAACCCTCACAAAGTCACACCAACTGTAAACGCCGCTCGCGGGATAACATCTGTCAAAATGATATGCGCTGGCTCCTAAGCCGCAGTATCTCCAGTAAATCCTGA